A window from Chryseobacterium vaccae encodes these proteins:
- a CDS encoding DUF6493 family protein, with protein MLIEEEFKKIYLNFKIKEIIPFLTKLTIKEKREIAAVLKKSLNKNWGHNHISVLTALACSKTKEEYDKLSPGYYAVPVNLVDELFESYVPDWIGESYTFLKNIGYLKAMEWQQKGYCVLSNEILAELLSESLVSDHTEGELFLTYPETLETHLWFLFEYNSDITYNYHQRNWKDILKQLILENKINRFRVLKSSLYAVNQNFSKEHNTWFIELFSYLKPSTGEILDLQDELFLILQSSQQSLFVPVLKMISQACTEQGFKTWDFLKSAEVLAGLPGKNILNTLLQIAEKIAKNNAEFREEICLLVMPVFLNKDAAIQTKTAKIITKCGDSSSDKIREAVNSYSESFLTDTLILLEQFLSEKKNIDTGGNDNHEIRVWHVSEPIAPIKTINDFIFFAPQAFIKNEPWYFDLFLDALMRFDAEINEEHWSQLEPAFKAALKRKNGEGMHHLLAAFFISYALMKQEKASPVLYEVKKEFPALENWAGKRTPLIFKAYHRFLLDIFELLKQGKKLPLLSVPDQTPCWINIRVLTDKLKIYQEQKEKPMPFDLQKAVLKTKKENLDEALRYAQKHLDKNYLQLLNPVFNPDYYKSTYENTYLEGRFTWKTGTRKLYQWNQTEEVPELIFNIENQKEIPENAPLLDYLFNSYHGIYYDDLIPVLYTAPYFSGSVFAKKYNETLSNAVYHYDLRGNTELLDAWMKLELPFQPVHYLFLSAALLNKDKTLCGTAFEALIYKIVSDDFDASATGMLIGEMIRSGLAPVKRLTDGLNGFINLSTSHNHAFEKLLTAILREINHPVFNLKKLLEFYYELLQLNQSETETAVNKRLEEWKNENNLKKIIIKLKTNERKTL; from the coding sequence ATGCTTATTGAAGAAGAATTTAAGAAGATTTATTTGAACTTTAAAATCAAAGAAATCATTCCTTTTCTTACAAAGCTTACCATAAAAGAAAAGAGAGAAATTGCAGCTGTTTTAAAGAAATCTTTAAACAAAAACTGGGGCCATAATCATATTTCTGTGCTCACTGCTTTGGCGTGCAGTAAAACAAAAGAAGAATATGATAAACTTTCTCCGGGATATTATGCCGTTCCGGTCAATCTTGTGGATGAACTTTTCGAATCTTACGTTCCGGACTGGATTGGGGAAAGTTATACTTTTCTAAAAAATATAGGCTACCTTAAAGCAATGGAATGGCAGCAGAAAGGCTATTGCGTTCTGAGTAACGAAATTCTGGCTGAACTGCTTTCAGAATCATTGGTTTCTGATCATACCGAAGGAGAACTCTTTTTAACATATCCGGAAACACTGGAAACGCATTTATGGTTTCTGTTCGAATATAACTCAGATATAACTTACAATTATCATCAAAGGAACTGGAAAGACATACTGAAACAACTTATCCTTGAAAACAAGATCAACCGTTTCAGAGTATTGAAATCCAGCCTTTATGCGGTAAACCAAAACTTTTCCAAAGAACATAATACCTGGTTCATAGAGCTGTTTTCCTATCTTAAACCTTCCACAGGTGAAATTCTGGATCTTCAGGATGAGCTGTTTCTTATTTTACAGTCATCCCAGCAGTCACTTTTTGTCCCTGTATTAAAAATGATAAGCCAGGCATGTACAGAACAAGGTTTTAAAACGTGGGATTTCCTGAAGTCAGCAGAAGTATTGGCTGGTCTTCCGGGGAAAAATATTTTAAATACACTGCTTCAGATAGCAGAAAAAATAGCTAAGAATAATGCAGAATTCCGTGAGGAGATCTGTCTGTTAGTAATGCCTGTATTTCTGAATAAAGATGCTGCCATACAAACTAAAACAGCTAAAATAATTACAAAGTGTGGAGATTCCTCATCCGATAAAATTCGGGAAGCAGTGAATTCTTATTCCGAATCATTTCTTACAGATACCCTTATTTTATTGGAACAATTTCTGTCTGAAAAGAAAAATATTGATACAGGCGGTAATGACAACCATGAAATAAGAGTATGGCATGTGTCAGAACCTATTGCACCTATTAAAACGATAAATGACTTTATCTTTTTTGCTCCACAGGCTTTTATCAAGAATGAACCCTGGTACTTTGATCTGTTTCTGGACGCATTGATGAGATTCGATGCAGAAATTAATGAAGAACATTGGTCTCAGCTGGAGCCTGCTTTCAAAGCTGCTTTGAAAAGGAAAAACGGAGAAGGCATGCATCATTTGCTGGCTGCATTTTTTATCAGTTATGCCCTGATGAAACAGGAAAAAGCATCTCCGGTATTGTATGAAGTAAAGAAAGAATTCCCTGCTTTAGAAAATTGGGCAGGAAAACGAACACCATTGATTTTTAAAGCGTACCATCGTTTTCTTCTGGATATTTTTGAATTATTAAAACAAGGAAAGAAACTTCCTCTGCTTTCCGTGCCTGATCAAACACCATGCTGGATTAATATCCGGGTGCTGACTGATAAACTGAAAATCTACCAGGAACAGAAAGAAAAGCCAATGCCTTTTGACCTGCAGAAAGCAGTACTTAAAACCAAAAAAGAAAACCTTGATGAGGCTCTGCGCTATGCACAAAAACATCTGGATAAAAACTATCTTCAACTCCTGAATCCGGTTTTTAACCCTGATTATTATAAAAGTACATACGAAAATACCTATCTGGAGGGCCGTTTTACCTGGAAAACCGGAACCAGAAAACTTTATCAATGGAACCAGACAGAAGAAGTTCCGGAGCTGATCTTCAATATTGAAAATCAGAAAGAGATTCCGGAAAATGCTCCATTACTGGACTATCTGTTCAATTCCTATCATGGAATATATTATGATGATCTTATTCCTGTTTTGTATACGGCTCCATACTTTTCGGGATCTGTTTTTGCAAAAAAATATAACGAAACACTTTCCAATGCAGTATATCATTATGACCTCAGAGGAAATACCGAATTACTGGACGCCTGGATGAAGCTGGAACTGCCTTTTCAGCCGGTTCATTATTTATTCCTTTCAGCAGCACTTCTTAATAAAGATAAAACCCTTTGTGGTACGGCTTTTGAAGCACTTATTTACAAGATAGTTTCTGATGATTTTGATGCATCTGCTACGGGAATGCTGATTGGGGAAATGATCAGATCCGGACTGGCTCCCGTAAAAAGACTGACTGATGGACTTAATGGCTTTATCAATCTGAGTACCAGTCATAATCATGCTTTTGAAAAACTATTGACAGCCATTCTTAGAGAAATAAATCACCCGGTTTTTAATCTTAAAAAGCTGCTTGAATTCTACTATGAACTCCTGCAGCTCAACCAGTCAGAAACTGAGACAGCTGTGAATAAAAGACTTGAAGAGTGGAAAAACGAAAATAACCTGAAAAAAATTATTATCAAATTAAAAACAAATGAAAGAAAGACTTTATGA
- a CDS encoding tyrosine-type recombinase/integrase — translation MKEQKQLSEVINLWKADKKQYVKKSSFSAYMLLIENHLLPVFGDRDGVEEADVQAFVFQKLEAGLSQKTIKDILIVLKMILKFGAKNKWLEYMPFDIQFPTEREKHNIEVLSRADQKKIMNYIQEHFTFRNLGVYICLSAGMRIGEVCALTWQDIDTDNGVISVNRTIQRIYMIEDGNRRTELILDTPKTKNSIREIPISKDLLRILKPFKKIVNPLFFVLTNDAKPTEPRTYRSYYKNLMKELGMPELKFHGLRHSFATRCIESNCDYKTVSVLLGHSNISTTLNLYVHPNMEQKKKAIEQMFKALR, via the coding sequence ATGAAGGAACAGAAACAACTTTCTGAAGTTATTAATCTGTGGAAGGCAGATAAAAAGCAGTATGTGAAAAAATCAAGTTTCTCAGCATACATGCTGTTGATAGAGAATCATTTATTACCTGTTTTTGGAGATAGGGATGGAGTAGAAGAGGCTGATGTACAGGCCTTTGTTTTTCAGAAATTGGAAGCCGGGCTGAGCCAGAAAACAATTAAAGATATTCTGATTGTTTTAAAAATGATCCTCAAATTCGGCGCAAAAAACAAATGGCTGGAGTATATGCCTTTTGATATTCAGTTTCCTACGGAAAGGGAAAAACATAATATTGAAGTACTGAGCCGGGCCGATCAGAAGAAAATTATGAACTACATTCAGGAGCATTTCACGTTCAGAAATTTAGGAGTTTATATCTGTCTGAGTGCCGGAATGAGAATCGGAGAAGTTTGTGCGCTAACCTGGCAGGATATTGATACCGATAATGGTGTGATCAGTGTCAACAGAACCATTCAGCGGATTTACATGATTGAAGACGGAAACAGAAGGACTGAGCTCATTCTTGATACCCCGAAAACCAAAAATTCTATCCGTGAAATACCAATCAGCAAAGACCTTCTGAGAATTTTGAAGCCATTCAAAAAAATTGTTAATCCTTTATTCTTTGTTTTAACGAATGATGCGAAACCCACAGAACCCAGAACCTACCGAAGCTATTACAAAAACCTCATGAAAGAGCTGGGAATGCCGGAGCTTAAATTTCATGGTTTGAGACACAGCTTTGCAACACGATGTATTGAAAGCAATTGTGACTATAAAACGGTTAGTGTTCTCTTAGGGCATTCAAATATCAGCACAACACTTAATTTGTATGTGCATCCTAATATGGAACAGAAAAAGAAAGCCATTGAACAGATGTTTAAAGCTTTAAGATAA
- a CDS encoding DUF6493 family protein, with the protein MKERLYEILNEEKKHEIIPFLKQLTAEERKTLVPTIKKLDREINKIVMTKNSYHTSGSVDQHSIIDIASFVCMDQKHYGKNYWSFFSDKEQTDKILEWGCPSWFSDFINDSVEAEFTAFNYQDILGWAEKGYVKPSPELLGYHLSNQPSDLEKYPETLETHFWYLCEFPSKSLPFYKEWLPLVQKLVAKNKIDRKRFLKECLLAANRNFNKNVTGWFIEAFNTLKPTYEELLMLQDELLAGLASLQSKAVNTILVHLKKIVTDPEFKTTEFSHFLPNLLSSEIKTVVTSSLSVTEKILQKKKSDTEDLGMALSAAFVSKDESIQSKAAKIIHKYIPVSEGIKEALSHYSDNILANVKPILAEFIEDKYQELDEVTVETLELISEDVKLQAPGSFEDLMFFLPQAIENPGTYYYDLAIAAMVRFAGEADTESVKLFEPVFQKACKTIAKWEVPYFNVILCNLIINYGLTLLEKYPVQLKNLEKIYTRTREDEATREAYSSYQKKLVPLEDLFVGGLAMKPFREIAVHAFRKIQSGDQTPLLSTTTHAPCWISPVTLVERFEIYQKKGINPDSMDVQLALQRCSLERTTEALQLAGRLQGEYKDLLLFFLNKNNAAPQGTFEHPSWWMTAGITRSPQTVFKEFKDFGYDSIPKELLSGRYSWKTVDSGKNSYYPVELDIKIPKYHFEKREHQLFLEYFIAEQTSFSEVPVFMWSFPNTPGNVLAKIIKTCLYYSGVAEVYERGLVLNTTQALHELKKPLDEMSMLFLGTIFLNGDKVIRGTAAEIWLEHVSYKVMNNKRLGEVIGLHEKLEWAPVKRFTDLVQHQMLNVSRDHNLALEELMVHILLQMDTPVTNLKRILDVYYEVLSLNQSEVNENLKNKLDSWKENSSLKKICNLLLKK; encoded by the coding sequence ATGAAAGAAAGACTTTATGAGATTCTTAACGAGGAAAAAAAACATGAGATTATTCCTTTTTTGAAACAGCTTACCGCTGAAGAAAGAAAAACACTGGTTCCTACCATAAAAAAACTGGACCGTGAGATCAACAAGATCGTAATGACGAAAAACTCCTATCACACCTCCGGTTCTGTAGATCAGCATTCCATTATAGATATAGCATCATTTGTCTGTATGGATCAGAAGCATTACGGTAAAAATTACTGGAGTTTTTTTAGTGATAAAGAACAGACGGATAAAATATTAGAATGGGGCTGCCCAAGTTGGTTCTCCGATTTTATCAACGATTCTGTAGAAGCTGAATTTACGGCATTTAACTATCAGGATATTTTAGGTTGGGCAGAAAAAGGCTATGTAAAGCCCAGCCCTGAATTGCTGGGATATCATCTGAGCAATCAGCCTTCCGACCTTGAAAAGTATCCGGAAACACTGGAAACCCATTTTTGGTATCTGTGCGAATTCCCTTCCAAATCACTTCCTTTTTATAAAGAATGGCTTCCTTTAGTACAAAAACTGGTCGCCAAAAATAAAATTGACAGAAAAAGATTTCTAAAAGAATGCCTTCTGGCAGCCAACAGAAATTTCAATAAAAATGTCACAGGCTGGTTCATAGAGGCATTCAATACCCTGAAACCTACCTATGAAGAACTGCTTATGCTTCAGGATGAACTGCTGGCGGGCTTGGCTTCCCTGCAGTCAAAAGCAGTCAATACTATCCTTGTTCACCTGAAAAAAATAGTGACTGATCCGGAATTTAAAACCACCGAATTTTCACATTTTCTTCCGAATTTGCTAAGTTCGGAAATCAAAACCGTGGTTACTTCCAGTCTTTCCGTAACAGAAAAGATTCTTCAGAAGAAAAAATCTGATACAGAAGATCTTGGAATGGCACTAAGTGCGGCATTTGTGAGCAAAGATGAAAGCATACAATCCAAAGCAGCTAAAATTATCCATAAATATATTCCTGTTTCTGAAGGAATAAAAGAAGCTTTATCCCATTATTCAGACAATATTCTGGCGAATGTTAAACCTATATTGGCAGAATTTATAGAAGATAAATATCAGGAATTGGATGAGGTAACAGTTGAAACTTTAGAGCTAATTAGTGAAGACGTAAAACTTCAGGCGCCCGGAAGCTTTGAGGATCTCATGTTTTTCCTTCCGCAGGCTATTGAAAATCCCGGAACGTATTACTATGATCTGGCTATAGCAGCAATGGTCCGCTTTGCAGGAGAAGCAGATACAGAATCGGTAAAGCTGTTTGAACCTGTTTTTCAAAAAGCCTGTAAAACGATTGCAAAATGGGAAGTTCCTTATTTCAATGTGATATTATGTAACCTGATCATTAATTATGGTCTTACCTTATTGGAAAAATACCCTGTACAGCTTAAAAATCTGGAAAAAATATATACCAGAACACGTGAAGATGAAGCAACAAGAGAAGCCTATTCAAGTTATCAGAAAAAGCTAGTACCTCTTGAAGATCTTTTTGTAGGAGGACTGGCCATGAAACCGTTCAGAGAGATTGCTGTTCACGCTTTCCGTAAGATCCAATCGGGAGATCAGACCCCATTGCTTTCTACCACAACTCATGCTCCATGTTGGATATCTCCTGTGACACTGGTTGAGAGGTTTGAAATATATCAGAAAAAAGGGATAAATCCTGATTCTATGGATGTGCAGCTGGCATTACAGCGTTGCTCACTGGAAAGAACCACTGAAGCATTACAGCTGGCAGGCAGACTACAAGGTGAGTATAAAGATTTGCTGCTTTTCTTTTTAAATAAAAATAATGCAGCCCCTCAGGGAACATTTGAACATCCTTCATGGTGGATGACAGCAGGAATTACGCGTTCTCCACAAACTGTTTTTAAAGAATTTAAAGACTTTGGATATGATAGCATTCCTAAGGAACTTCTTTCCGGTAGATATAGCTGGAAGACTGTTGACAGTGGAAAAAACTCATATTATCCGGTAGAACTCGATATAAAAATTCCGAAATATCATTTTGAAAAAAGAGAACATCAGCTGTTTCTGGAGTATTTTATAGCAGAACAGACATCATTTTCTGAAGTTCCGGTCTTTATGTGGAGTTTTCCTAATACTCCTGGAAATGTACTGGCAAAAATAATTAAAACCTGCCTGTATTATTCAGGGGTAGCAGAAGTGTATGAAAGAGGGTTGGTTCTGAACACTACACAGGCGCTTCATGAACTGAAAAAACCTTTGGATGAAATGAGCATGCTGTTTCTGGGAACGATCTTTCTTAACGGAGACAAAGTAATCCGTGGTACTGCTGCGGAAATCTGGCTGGAACATGTCTCTTATAAAGTAATGAATAATAAACGTCTTGGAGAAGTAATCGGTCTCCATGAAAAATTAGAATGGGCTCCTGTAAAAAGATTTACAGATCTGGTACAGCATCAGATGCTGAACGTCAGCAGAGATCATAATCTGGCTCTTGAAGAACTCATGGTTCATATCCTGCTGCAGATGGATACTCCGGTTACCAATCTTAAAAGGATATTAGATGTATATTACGAAGTTCTGTCTTTAAACCAGTCAGAAGTCAATGAAAACTTAAAAAACAAACTTGATAGCTGGAAAGAAAACTCCAGTCTGAAAAAAATCTGCAATCTTCTTCTAAAAAAATAA